The following nucleotide sequence is from Aedes aegypti strain LVP_AGWG chromosome 3, AaegL5.0 Primary Assembly, whole genome shotgun sequence.
gtttttctggagaaaaccgCACTGAAAACGAATCCAAACTGAActaaatcaaaacaaaggcaCGTGTGGAGAGAAACGTCATTTTTTGTTCACAGTGAAATTCACAGATGTAGGAAGTGAAACACGAATGTTTCCCTTTTTCGCCTCCATCAGCTTCAGTGTTATGTGATCGCTGTCAAAAATCATCACACGATTCCGGTTTTCAGAATGTTTTACTGAAGTTCGTCcaaattttcttcgatttaTTCAATAAATTCATCCAAAATGTTGCGGGCGATTGTTTGCATAGGTAAGTGTTCAAATCATCAATGTGATCCAAACCCGAACTCTGTATTTCTGTCGTTTTAGCGGCCAGAAATCTTACACGGCCATCCTGTGTCAGTCGCTTGGCTGCCACCCCGAAGCCGATCGACAGCCTCAGTGACCTAACTCGCAGCTTTTCCACCCTTCTACGGATCGGAAATGCTCCTGGTCAACTGCGAACCCCCTTCACAGTCACCGCTCAAAACCCCAAACCCAGCATTTCGAACCCGGTCGCTGTTCAGCTGCCACAACCGAACCGTACGGTTATCAAATTTTCCATGCGCAGCGGTAAACGAAAGAGCGTCAAACCGGTCATGAAGCGATTCAAGCGGCTCGACTGGGGAGGATGGATCCGGACCAAAGCCGGTCGCCACAAGCACATGTGGAAGAAATCGGCTGGCCGAAAGCGCCGTCTAAGGCAACACGTGCTGGTCAATTCGCAGCAGGCAACGCTGCTCGATAAGATGGTGACGAAGTACTGGAAGAGACCGCGGCACTACATCAACGATCCGTACACGCCGTACCACACGAGGGAGGAATTCCGCGAAACCAGACGCAAACCGGTGAAATATTGAAGCTCAGGGCCTTGGTATTGTTAGTGGGCGATTGTAGGCAATAAAAcggtttaagaggaaaataatcataatcgtttttttcgttctaaATCAAATCAATGTTTATGAACATCTATCATTATCCTGCACTTGCTATTCATTGGCGTAAATAAGGGTGAGCCAGGGCGGGCCTGACCAGCTCCAAACTTGAGCTTGGTCCTCTAGAAACTTTTGAAGACAAAATGATGAGTTATTCTAGAAGTTGAACACGTCAAATATTTTAGATGATCATTGTTTGGCAGGTAATgaaaatttgtagttttaaaatgCCTCATACTTCCAAACTCTTTTTTGTTCGTTATGTTTTAGATGCTAGAATTTACCGAATTGTAGTTTCATTGTTAATAAGAAAACCAAagctttttaatttattaaataTGGTTACATGTTTTAAAACAAGCTTCGAGATGTTGGGATCAactaaattttttattcaaatcaaTGGTTTCAATTATGATGGGAAATGTTTGTGTATAAGAACTATAAAAACTttatgtcaattctgttcagaGACTGGTTCAAACGAATTATCATTTTAATTTAGATAGTTCTGCGGTTATGCAAAGCTGTTTGTAATTAAAAGATGTGACTACTTTATTATGAAAATTAGATAAAACATACTTCTAGACTTATTAAATCGGTGACAAGATATCGAGTGTGAGCATAACGAATTTAAGCATTTTTAAGCACGATTTTTAAGCATCATCATGAAAACAATTTTCGAATTCCACAAATTGGGGTTACATCCAGGTACCGCATTCTCTCTTATCTAATTTATATTTGATTATTatgattatttatatttatttaagtGGCTTTTCGCCCAAGGTGAGTTCACTCTACACATATTTAAGATAATTTTGAAGGACTAAGGGGTTTTAAGTAGATgaagaaaaccgaatttagtactataccatttaattccactagagtttgtatcctttgacagatacgcgtatttcgacctcaactgtaaggccgtcttcagtgtcgtgtactagactcgactcgtcgagtctagtacacgacactgaagacggccttacagttgaggtcgaaatacgcgtatctgtcaaaggatacaaactctagtggaattaaatggtatagtactaaattcggttttcttcatctacttataggtattctactaaacagctcgaagatttattaactaaggggtttttttttctgaaagtcaCAGTATTACAAATGTAtgcatgtaaaataaaaaaaaatctaaaatttgtctATATTTATATTCTTTTTTACAACGTCCGATGAAACAGGTTTAAGTTGAGAATCTTTCACTTGCACCTGTTCCAGTAACCTCGTTAAAAATGGTGTTTTTAGTTTCTGCAAGAattaggtaccgtaaaatggggtgttaaggactcgtggggttttaagggatcgaacttctcaatcaagttcgacaaatcacagaaacctcGGAAATCGATAtataagtcatctgaaatgctcgatTTGTTCAGAGGATTATGAACTGCATTATGTAATAGGAGCTGTCTattaatatgaagtattgtggttTGTAGAATTTGAAAACCTTGTAAAACATTTCTGTTCGAATTTTATGGGCTAAATACATTtatctacaaaaccatgaaatatatttgataaaaattcgcgagtaaggtagaagataaggaaatttaattgagatcatagtacagacaaaaacttcataaaattcTGTCTGGGTTTCAATTTTTAGAAACTTCTATGAAAAAAGactcgttttgaaaataagtggggtgttaaggaattatctattctaacttttctaagtaactaaactcattaagcttatgccgtaatatatttcaatatagttTTGAGTTGCTCCGTCAAGTTGAACTACAATGTAAAGTTAAGGGATCTATTTAGTAAGTCAataaatatctccaaaaatgacttgtttcaaaatttggtaaaattggtaggaaaatcgaaataaaaactgattaatgtGAATATGGTTTTTTAGGataatattttcataagttGTTCCATCACATTGGAGAAAAGTTTGCATATAGGAATGATTATCTTATTTGAAATGGTTTTGGAGCTAttaattcttttaaattttgagatttattgGCGTAATTTCGGTCCACGGGTTACATTAATAAACATCGTTTTGATTAAAGCCGACATTTCGAGTATTTATTTGCTCATCTTCAGGGCAAActacaatttacaaaaatattacTATTTGTCTGGTTAAGTCCGAAACATTAATTAATAATACTTACATCATTGATTTGTTTTCAAGTCAAGTGGGTTTGGACGAACATTGATTGAACGGCTAACAACATTACACTGcaattacaaatgaatttcgGAAATAATAACTTAActcacataattttaattttaacggAGCACAAACTTACACAGCTTTCACCCGAGCACATCTAAACAGGTTTGACCTAAATTACGCCaataaatctcaaaatcagTCTAGACGGTCGATATTCCATCAAATTCTTTTAAGTATTACCTAGGTCCTAGATAAACAATCATAGTATACGGTTATTTTCGagcttttttttggaaaatatatagTGTGAGCGAATCCGCTCTGTAATGGAAACTTTTTGTTGGGATTTTTCCCGATCATGCCAAtgggtgttacatgcaaatccgttatttggTGTGGTGCTTTATTTAAAAGGCAAATTGGACACTTTTCCTATTCACACTTAAAGCTTGTTGAGATTATCCATCTTTTGACAAGTCATGACAAGATTGCTCTGCACTGTTCTAGAATACGAatactgcatataagtataaaaatcttttcaaggcAATTGTGCGATGCACTGATAGCTTGCTTGAAAATAGAATCAATAGGTATGAGAGATTTAGCAGTTGAAATAAAATGGTTAGCGTTTTCAGGAGTTCCaacttgaatt
It contains:
- the LOC110677852 gene encoding 39S ribosomal protein L35, mitochondrial; protein product: MLRAIVCIAARNLTRPSCVSRLAATPKPIDSLSDLTRSFSTLLRIGNAPGQLRTPFTVTAQNPKPSISNPVAVQLPQPNRTVIKFSMRSGKRKSVKPVMKRFKRLDWGGWIRTKAGRHKHMWKKSAGRKRRLRQHVLVNSQQATLLDKMVTKYWKRPRHYINDPYTPYHTREEFRETRRKPVKY